The sequence below is a genomic window from Rhizobium gallicum bv. gallicum R602sp.
GAAGGATGCGGTCGCCAGCGCCTGTTTCGCGGTGAAGGTTGCCGCGCGTGTCGTCAGCGAGCACGGTGCACTCGTGGCAAAGGATAAGCTCGGGCTCTGAACCTCGATCGGCAGCCTGTAATAAATCCATCACAGAGAAGCCTCAAAATAAGCACGCGGGAATCACGTTCCTTACGCCCGCTTGGGGTTGTGCCGCTGCCGCCCGATACGGCGTGGCGTGGATGGAAAACGGGACATGCTGCAACATCCGTCGAATAACGATCGCGGCGAGAGCTGGGCCAATAGCGCGCCTGGAAGCTTGCCCGAGAGGCTGGTGATCGTCACCGACGCCTGGCATCCGCAGGTCAATGGCGTTGTCCGCTCGATCGAGAATACCAACCGCGAACTCGCGAAACTGGGGGTCGAAGTGTCCATGGTGACGCCCGAGCGCTTCAGCAGCTTCCCCTGCCCGACCTATCCGGAAATTCGCCTTTCGATCGCCAATTACCGCCGCGTCGCCCGCGAGATCGAAAAGCACAAGCCGTCCTATGTGCATATCGCCACCGAAGGCCCGCTCGGGCTGACGGCGCGGCGCTGGTGCCTGAGTACCCGCATGCCGTTTTCCACCAGCTACCACACGCGCTTCCCGGAATATGTCTCGGCCCGTCTGCCGATCCCGAAGCGCTGGCTCTACGCCTTCGTGAAGTGGTTCCACAATTCCGGCGCCGGCTGCATGGTGGCAACGCCGAGCCTTGCCCGCGAGCTGTCGGAAAAAGGCATCCGCAACCTGATGCCCTGGAGCCGCGGCATCGATGCCGCGCAGTTCCGCCCGATGGAACTGGAAGAAAAGCCTTTCGGCCTGCAGCGCCCCATCTACATGACGGTTGGACGGGTGGCGTTGGAAAAGAACCTGCCCGCCTTCCTCGATCTCGACCTGCCCGGCTCCAAAGTCGTGGTCGGCGACGGCCCTGCCCGCGCCGAGCTGGAAAAGCGCTATCCGGACGTGTTCTTTACCGGCCTGAAATTCGGTGAGGAGCTTGCCGGGATCTATGCACAGGCCGATGTCTTCGTCTTCCCGTCGCTGACCGATACCTTCGGCAACACGATCCTGGAAGCGCTCGCCTGCGGCGTTCCCGTTGCCGCTTTTCCCGTCACCGGCCCCCTCGACATCATCGGCGAGGATGGCGAGGTCGGCGCACTGCACGCAGACCTAAAGGTGGCGTGCCTCGGCGCATTGTCCGCCTCGCGCGAGAAGGCACGGGATCTTGCCCTGCAATATTCCTGGGAAGCGGCAACGCAGCAGTTCATCAACAATATCCGCGCCGCCAACGGCGTCATTACGCCGAAATGGAAGAAGGCCTGGCAATATGCCAAGACCCTGCCCAAAAGCAGAAAGGCCGGCGATGCCGCCGGCCCGATGAAATCCGGAACCTGATTTTTCACTTGTGCAGGGCACTGCGCAGCGTGTCGCTGGCAAGCGTGATGGCGCTGCGGACGGCCGGGGTTTCGCTGATGGCGTTCAAGAGCACGAAGTCGTGGATCGTGCCGTTGTAGCGGACCGAGGTGACCTTCACGCCGGCCTGCGAAAGCTTGCGGCCATAGGCCTCGCCTTCGTCGCGCAGCACGTCGTTCTCATCGGTGACGATCAGTGCCGGCGGCAGGCCGTTCAGCTGTTCCAGCGAAGCGTTGAGCGGTGTTGCCGTCGGGTCCTTGCGCTTGGCTTCGTCCGGCAGATAAGCGTTCCAGAACCACTTCATCGCTTCCTTGGTGAGCCACGGGCCGTTGGCGAATTGATTGTATGAGCGGGTCTCAAAATTCGCGTCGGTGACCGGGTAGAACAGTACCTGTTGCTTGAGGGCCGGGCCGCCGCGCTCCTTGGCAAGCAGGGTGACGGCCGCCGTCATGTTGCCGCCGACGCTGTCACCGGCAACGGCTACGCGGCTCGCATCGACCTTGAACTCGTTGGCATGCTCCACGACATACTTCGTTGCGGCATAGGCCTGCTCGATGGCGATCGGATAGCGCGCCTCGGGCGAACGCTCGTAGTCGACGAAAACGACCGCAGCATTGGCGCCATTGGCAATCTCACGGACGAGGCGGTCATGCGTATCGGCATCGCCCAGCACCCAGCCGCCGCCGTGGAAATACATAACGACCGGCAGCGCGCCCTTGGCATTTTCAGGGCGGATGATCCGGAGCTTGATGCTGCCCGTCGGGCCGGCCTTGACCGTCCTGTTTTCTTCATGGACTGCGGGCTTCTTCACCTCGCCCTTCTGCGCGCCGGCGAGAATATTGCGGGCCTCAGCCGGAGAGAAGGTATAGATCGGCTTGCTGCCGGCAAGTGCATCGATGAATTTCTGCGTGGCCGGCTCCAGCACGGGATCGGCAGCGGCGCCAAGGGCCGAGGCGGCCAGGATCACGGCTGTGGAAAGTGCGGTCTTGATGGTCGACATTGTCTTGTCCTCTCAGTTTGCTGTTCGTTGCGAATGGATTTTATATCGCGCACGATTGTTTATTGCGCAATTAAAAATGACGCATTGCTGCCATGCACTAAAATCGCTTGCTATTATTTATCGCACGATTAAATTGATGTATTTCCGGAGACATGCCATGCAGGCGCAACCAGAACTCGACAATTTCATCTGCTTCGCCATGTATACGGCAAGCCACGCGATGAACCGCGTCTACAAGCCGTTGCTCGACGCGCTCGGCCTCACCTATCCGCAATATCTGGTGATGGTCTCGCTCTGGCAGGAGGACGGCCAGACCGTCGGCGGCCTTGGCGAAAAGCTCTTTCTTGAATCGAGCACGCTTACCCCTTTGCTGAAGCGCCTCGAAGCCGCCGGCCATATCCGCCGCGAGCGCAGTAAGGAAGACGAACGCGTCGTCATCATCCGCCTGAGCGGGGAAGGCATCGCACTGCAAGAAAAGGCCGCCGCGATTCCCAACTGCATCGCCGGCGCTACCGGCCGGGACGCCGCCGGCCTCGCGCGCCTGCAGGGCGAGATCGTGGCGCTACGCGAGGCGTTGAACGGGAGTGTGGCGGCTGAGAAGGGCGAATGTTAGCTTTGACTGGCTGCCCCCCGACTTCGCCTTCCGGCTTAAAACGGCCATAGCAAAAACGTCGACGGTACTCTCAGAACCAGACATCAGCGAGCGTGCGCAACGCCATGGCGGCGCCAGACGGTGCAATTGCAAATCGTGGCACCGGTATTTGTGCTCGAAACTCCGAGCGCGCAGCGCCCCAATGACAGAGCCGCGCGTAACCTCAGGCGCCATGTGTGTCGGCAGTGCCATGGTTACCCTTTCACTTTTGTTCGTCCCGGCATGTTTTGCACAGCAAAGAACGATGACTTTGCCGGTCGGTGGATCATGATCGCTTACCCAGCAAATCAGGCCTGCCCCGAAAACGATGCCGATGACGCAAAAAGCCGCCTCGATGAGCATCGTGATTGGACTTCCGCGCCCGCTGGAGTCAATCTTATTTCAGGGCAAAAGTGTAAGGGGGCGGAGCAGCCATCGTCTGAATCGGAGGCTAAAATGAAACATCAAGCACTTGACCAACTGCGGACCGTCGCAAACGTCAACCTGGATCAGCCGCGCCGGCCGATGTCGCGCAGCGAGCGCCTGCAGCGCTGGGCAGAGATCCTCGAGCAGTTCCCGAACCGGCATCTCTCGACACTGCACCAGACAGAATATCAGCCGGAAGCAGGGCGCGACATCATGCGCGCCGACAATTCGCCGATCTCCGTCGCCTTCAAGGATCCTGTGCTGCGTGCAGCCGGGATGGAAAACGACACCTATGGCGAAGCAAAGCGGTTTTTCGAGTTGACCGACAGGGAGTTGCATAAGGTCATCTGCTACTGCCACTTCGGCGCTACGGTAAACGCTGCAACCGCTGCCCGGCAAATCCGCTCTTTCTACGCTGAAGGAAAGCGCGGCATGCTCCATCGGCTGCGCGCGGCGTTCCTCGACTAGGCGCGCCAAGGTTTCGTAGGGTCATTGCTGGAGCCGCCGTCGGCAGCTCCAGCTTTTCCGCGCGCCGTGCGGCGGCGTATTTCCCGAACAGGAGTGAAAGGCGGCTATCGCTTCTTCTTCGACTCGTACGGATTGTCCGGCGAGCGGTAATGGATGCGGATCGGCACGCTCGGCATGTCAAAATCCTCGCGCAAACCATTGATGAGATAGCGCGTATAGGATTCCGGCAGCGCGTCGGAACGCGTGCAGGAAATCATGAACGCCGGCGGGCGGGCCTTTACCTGCGTCATGTATTTCAGCTTGATGCGGCGGCCGGAAACGGCCGGCGGCGGGTGCTGCACCTGTTGCTGCTCCAGCCAGCGGTTGAGCCGCGCCGTCGAAATGCGCTTGTTCCACACCTTGTCGGTATCGATGATCGACTGCATGAGCTTGTCGAGCCCGCGGCCGGTCTGGCCGGAAATCGGAACGGCGCGGATGCCGCGCGCCTGCGGGAGCAGGCGATCGGTCTTTTCGCGCAGGTCGGCGAGGACGGCCTGCGGATCCTCGATCATGTCCCACTTGTTGAAGGCGAGAACGGCCGCACGGCCTTCGCGCAGTACCAGGTCGACGATGTGCAGATCCTGTTTCTCGAAGGGGATCGTTGCGTCGAAGACCACGACAACAAGTTCGGCAAAACGGATCGCGCGCAGCGCATCGGCAACCGAAAGCTTCTCCAGCTTTTCGATCACCCTCGCCTTGCGGCGCATGCCGGCAGTGTCGAACATCTTGATCGTGCGGCCGCGCCAATCCCACTCGACGGAGATGGAATCGCGCGTGATGCCAGCTTCCGGCCCCGTCAGCAGCCGGTCCTCGCCGAGGAAGCGGTTGATGAGCGTCGACTTGCCGGCATTCGGCCGTCCGACGATTGCAACCCGTAGCGGCTTGGTATCGTCGTAGGCGGGCTCTTCGTCCTCTTCCCCCTCCACTTCGGACCGCGCAACGTCCACGTCGGTAACGGCGACGTCTTCCTTCGGCGGATAGGCGCGCTCCTTGCCGAGCGCGGCGACGATCGCGTCGCGCAGGTCGAGCATGCCCTGCCCGTGTTCGGCCGAGATCGGCGTCGGTTCGCCGAGACCGAGTGTGTAGGCGTCGTAGAAACCGCTGTCGGATCCCTTCGCTTCGGCCTTGTTGGCAACAAGCACCACCGGCTTGCCGCGGCGGCGCAGCATTTCGGCCAGGGCGGTATCGACCGGCGTCAGACCGGTCTTGGCATCGACGACGAACAGCGATAGATCGGCCTCGTCGATTGCCGCTTCCGTCTGGGCGCGCATGCGGCCGAGCAGGCTTTCGGCATCGGCCTCTTCGAGACCGGCGGTATCGACGATCGTGAACTTAAGGTCGATCAGCCGCGCATCGCCCGGCCGGCGGTCGCGGGTAACGCCCGGCGTATCGTCGACGAGCGCCAGCTTCTTCCCAACCAGGCGGTTGAAAAGCGTCGACTTGCCGACATTCGGGCGACCGACGATCGCGACCGTAAAGCTCATTAGAGATCCTTAGATTCAGCCCTGCGCGGCGGGCGCCTTGCCGGATGCGGTGATATTATCAAGCATGATCTGGGCGCGGTTTGCAATGTTGCGCGGGCTTGCGGCATCGTCGGCAATCGCCTGATACCACTGGCGGGCCTGCGCCATGTTGCCGGCCTTGTATGCAGCAAGGCCCAGCGCTTCGCGGGCCGAGTGGCGGAAGGCGTTCGCCGGAATGGCCATTTCCTCGACGGCGGCGGAAACCTGCTCGTAAGTGCCGCTTTCGATCAGCAGCCAGCCGGCGCGCATCCTGGCGGCATCGCGGACGGCTTCCGGAACGGACTGGTCCTTGCCGATCGCTTCGAAGGCGGCGATGGCCGCGGCATTGTCGCCCTTCTGCGCCTGAACCGAGGCCGCACGCATGCGGGCGAGAACCGGATAGGCGCCGTGGCCTTCCTTTTCGAGCGTGGCGAGCGCGGCAAGCGCCTCGTTGCTCTTGTTTTCGTCGGCAAGCTTCATCGCCGCCAGGAACTGGTCGCCGGTGCCGGACGAGCGGTTGTCGTCCCAGTAGTCAAAGGCAACCTTGCCAGCCGTACCGACCACGATCAGAACGGCGATGGCGATGACATAGCGGCCGAAACGGCGCCAGGCGCCCTTCATCTGGTCGGAACGAAGTTCCTCGTTGACTTCACGGATGAAGCTGTCGTCGTTGAATGCCATTCTCGTCTCCGGCACGGATAAGCCCATTGCATGCGTTGCCGCATATTGTCGGGCCTTCTACTCCATTTTGCGCCACTTGTAAGGGGGATCGCAAAGATTCGTCACACCGCAAGCGGCGAAACGCCGATCAACCATTCGTGCACTCTCCAAATCAGCAGCCCCCAGGCGACAAGGCCGATGACGACGGCATAAAGATCATACCTGGCTGAAACGAAGGGCCGCAGCGTCAGCTCGCCCGCCCGCTCGCGCCGCTTCAGGGAGATGCGGAGAATGACCCCCCAGGCGAGGAAGGCCGCAAACAGCAGAACGGACGAGGTCTCACCATTGGCAAGCAGATGCGAAAGCGCCCAGATCTTCACCGAAAGCACCATCGGATGCTTGGTCCGAACCGCGATGTGCCCCGCCGGCAGCAGCGAGGCGGCAAGACAGATGAGCGCAATCAGCATCAGCGTCACGGCGATATGCGCCATCCACACCGGCGGCATGTACAGCATGCCGGTCACCTGCCGCGCCTGGCCAAAACCGTAGATCAGCAGGATCAGCGAAAGAAGGCTTGCGATCGAATAGGCGATCTTCCAGCCGTTCTCACCGAGGCTTGCGATCATCGATTGGCGGAAACCGGGTGCAACCACCCGCACCAGATGGATACCGAGGAAGAGTATGATGCCGATGATAAGCAAGGCCATGGCGCGCGTCTCCTGTCCGTTTCCCGAGGCTTAACCGCAGCCGCAGGAAAATGCCAGCGGCACCGCAGCTTTGCCGCAATTCTGTAACAGGAAAGCCGCAAACAAATTTTCGCGGTGCCCATGTTTCGTTTCATTTTCCCTGCCTGCCTCGCCTTTTCCTTTGTCACCTCCCTTCCCGCCCAGGCAGCCGACCAGCCGCCGAAACAGTTGGTGATCGTGTCCTTCGATGGCGCCCATGACAACGCGCTGTGGCAGAAGAGCCGCGAGATGGCAGCAAGGAATGGCGCACACTTCACCTATTTTCTCTCCTGCACGTTCCTGATGAATCAGGCTGCGAAGAAAGCCTACCAAGCCCCTCATCAAAAACGCGGAAAGTCCAATGTCGGCTTTGCCCAAAGCGACGACGAAATCCGCGAGCGGCTCGGCAATATCTGGCATGCGCATCTCGAAGGCCACGATATTTCGAGCCACGCCTGTGGCCATTTCGACGGCCGCAATTGGAGCGAGGCCGATTGGTCCGCCGAATACTCGACCTTCGAGGCGACGCTGAAGAACGCCTGGAAAAGCGTCGACCTCAAAGAGCCGCAAGGTTGGCAGGATCTGGTCGAGCACGGCATCAAGGGTTTTCGCGCACCTTATCTTTCGGCGACGGCGGGCGGCGACATGATCGCTGCGCAGAAGAAGGCGGGCTTTTCCTATGACGCCAGCCTCGTCACCAAGGGTCCGGCCATGCCCGTCGCCGAAGACGGCATCATCCGCTTCGGCCTGCCGCTGATTCCCGAAGGTCCGAAGGAAAAGCCGGTTATCGGCATGGACTACAACCTCTTCATCCGCCACTCCAAGGGCGAAGAAGACAAGACCGACAGCAAGGTCTTCGAAGAGCGCGCCCACGCGGCTTTCAAAGACGCATTCGACAAGCAATATGCCGGAGACCGCATTCCCCTCCAGCTCGGGTTCCACTTCGTGGAAATGAATGGCGGCGCCTATTGGCGCGCGCTCGACCGCCTGGTGAGCGACGTCTGCCGCCGAACGGATGTCGCCTGCGTCAGCTACGCGGAAGCGATCCCGATGATCGAGGCGCGCGGGAAATTGCAGGAACAGGAAACCTCGGGGCTTTGAGCGCCGCCTTTGTGCGCCCTTTGAAACTCCTGCCGGGCCGGGCCCGCATCCGCCCTTCGAGCATCTTCTCCCCGCTGGGCAGAAGAGCAAAGCGACGCGCCCTGTTATTGCTGCGCCCAGCATTCATCAGCGACACCGCCACCCTCCATCGTTCGAGTGACTCAAACGTCACCACGAGTACCGGAAGGCGGATGAGGAGTTGCCGAAAACGGGACGCTCCAGCTTAGCGCAACCCAAGTCTTAGCCGTCCGGTTGGACGACGCCCTCACGATCGAGATAGCGCTGATCGATCTCCGGCAACGGTTCGTCGTCGATCGCCGCCTCGAAGGCCTTGAGGCGCTTGTGGATCGACAGAAGCTCGATGATCGTCGTCCAGGAATTGACGAGATACTGGAAGGAGTTGCTGACCTGGCCGAAGGCAGTCAGGATCTGCTGATAGATACCATAGGTGATCTTTCCCGCCACGATCGTCGGCACCAGCATGAAGGTCACGAACAGCGCGTCGGCCTGCAGATAGAAGTAGCGGGCAACATTGAAATAGAGATAGTGGAAATACATCCGAAAATAGTTGCGGCGGACGTTCGCAAACAGCTCGTTGACCGTCGGCGGCTGGGCCCGGTCGGCATAATCTTCGCCGTAAACAAGTTCCTTGCGGTAAGCAGCTTCCACGCGCTGGTTGCGGAAGTTCAATCCCGGCAGCTTGATACCGGCAACGGCGAGAAGCACCGTTCCGAACGCGGACCAGAAGAGCGCCAGCCAGAACAGCGTATGCCCGATTTCACCGACGATCGGCAGTTCGGAGACGTAACTTGAAAGGGCAAACAGGATCGGCAGGAATACGATGAGCGTCATCACCGAATTGATCAGGTTGATGCCAAGGCCTTCAAGAATGCTCGAGAAACGCATCGTATCTTCCTGAACACGCTGCGCAGCACCCTCGATATGACGAAGCTTCTCCCACTTGGACATGTAGAAATCATTCATGGCCGTTCGCCAGCGAAACACATAATGACTGGTGAAGAAGTCGGTGATGATTGAAACGAACATGCTGAGAAACGCGATCTGCGCAAAGATCAGCATAAGGCTATAGAAGTCCCAGACGGTGACTGGGGCCGTTTTCGCCAGCGCATTCTGCAACGTATCACCAAACGGACGGCGCCAGTTGTTGATGGCAACGGAAATCTGAACCCCGAAATATGTCGCCATGATAATGAGCGCAGAACCCCAAACGGACCAGATCCTCCAAGGATGGTCTTTCGCTCGCAGGTGCCAAAAACCGCAGAAGAGACCAACGCATATCAGGAAGAAGGCATAAAAAAACAGATTGTCGGGCAAGAGGAAAAAGTCGAGTCCGATTGGAGGCTCCTGCCCCTCGGGAAGCGGCCCGAAACCAAGAGAAAGTCCCGTCGATTCTCCGACGCCATACCACACGGCGATACAGATAAGTGCCCAGATGGCTACTGACGGGAAGAAGAGTTTCGGCTGCGGGAAGAAGGAATGGAACACGAGCAGTCGCTTTCCTGAACTGGAATCTTGGGAGTATCAGCTAACTGATTGTGCCGGAAACTATGGCAGTTCGAAGAAGGCAGCAATGGGTTCGGCCCATTGTTACGCATTTGTAACGGCTTATCCCAATCTCTTGATGACGGGAAGCACGAGGGCGGCGCACAGGATGAGGGCTGCGGCAGCTATAAAGGTCGGCATGGTGAAGCTGCCGGTCTGCTCGGCAATCCAGCCGGCAACGATGGGGCCGATGATCTGGCCGAGACCGAAGGCAGCGGTCATTGTCGCGAAGATGCGGCGCGCGCTTTGCGGAGCCAGCTTGCGGCCGATCTGCAGCCCGTAGGCGGTGATGGCGAGGAAGGTGGCGCCGAAGAGAGCGCCGCCGATCAGCGGCGCAATCGAATGCGGCAAAAGCACGGTCGCGAGAACCCCGACCGCCTCCATCAGCAAGGCGGCTACATAGACCCAGCCGAGGCCAAGCAGATATACCATCGGCCGCCATGCAAAAAGCGCAACGGCTGCCGTGAGCCCAGCGATGAACCAGCAGAGGAATTCGACCGTCTGCCCCGCCGCGTCCATGCGCGCGATTGTGACGAGGAAGGTCGCGGTGATCACGTAGCCGAAACCGAAGATGCCATAGGAAAGCGTGAGCAGAGCCACCGGCGGCCTCCAGACGATCGGCGGCTCCATGCCGGCATTGCCTGAGCGTACCGGCGCCGATGGCAGCAAAAGCCAGACGGCGGAAAAGCTGATTGCCGAAAAGATCGCACCGCCGATCCAGTCGGCTCGCCAGCCGGAGGCGCCGGCAAAGATGAGACCGATCAGCA
It includes:
- a CDS encoding glycosyltransferase family 4 protein, coding for MLQHPSNNDRGESWANSAPGSLPERLVIVTDAWHPQVNGVVRSIENTNRELAKLGVEVSMVTPERFSSFPCPTYPEIRLSIANYRRVAREIEKHKPSYVHIATEGPLGLTARRWCLSTRMPFSTSYHTRFPEYVSARLPIPKRWLYAFVKWFHNSGAGCMVATPSLARELSEKGIRNLMPWSRGIDAAQFRPMELEEKPFGLQRPIYMTVGRVALEKNLPAFLDLDLPGSKVVVGDGPARAELEKRYPDVFFTGLKFGEELAGIYAQADVFVFPSLTDTFGNTILEALACGVPVAAFPVTGPLDIIGEDGEVGALHADLKVACLGALSASREKARDLALQYSWEAATQQFINNIRAANGVITPKWKKAWQYAKTLPKSRKAGDAAGPMKSGT
- a CDS encoding alpha/beta hydrolase; the protein is MSTIKTALSTAVILAASALGAAADPVLEPATQKFIDALAGSKPIYTFSPAEARNILAGAQKGEVKKPAVHEENRTVKAGPTGSIKLRIIRPENAKGALPVVMYFHGGGWVLGDADTHDRLVREIANGANAAVVFVDYERSPEARYPIAIEQAYAATKYVVEHANEFKVDASRVAVAGDSVGGNMTAAVTLLAKERGGPALKQQVLFYPVTDANFETRSYNQFANGPWLTKEAMKWFWNAYLPDEAKRKDPTATPLNASLEQLNGLPPALIVTDENDVLRDEGEAYGRKLSQAGVKVTSVRYNGTIHDFVLLNAISETPAVRSAITLASDTLRSALHK
- a CDS encoding MarR family winged helix-turn-helix transcriptional regulator encodes the protein MQAQPELDNFICFAMYTASHAMNRVYKPLLDALGLTYPQYLVMVSLWQEDGQTVGGLGEKLFLESSTLTPLLKRLEAAGHIRRERSKEDERVVIIRLSGEGIALQEKAAAIPNCIAGATGRDAAGLARLQGEIVALREALNGSVAAEKGEC
- the der gene encoding ribosome biogenesis GTPase Der — protein: MSFTVAIVGRPNVGKSTLFNRLVGKKLALVDDTPGVTRDRRPGDARLIDLKFTIVDTAGLEEADAESLLGRMRAQTEAAIDEADLSLFVVDAKTGLTPVDTALAEMLRRRGKPVVLVANKAEAKGSDSGFYDAYTLGLGEPTPISAEHGQGMLDLRDAIVAALGKERAYPPKEDVAVTDVDVARSEVEGEEDEEPAYDDTKPLRVAIVGRPNAGKSTLINRFLGEDRLLTGPEAGITRDSISVEWDWRGRTIKMFDTAGMRRKARVIEKLEKLSVADALRAIRFAELVVVVFDATIPFEKQDLHIVDLVLREGRAAVLAFNKWDMIEDPQAVLADLREKTDRLLPQARGIRAVPISGQTGRGLDKLMQSIIDTDKVWNKRISTARLNRWLEQQQVQHPPPAVSGRRIKLKYMTQVKARPPAFMISCTRSDALPESYTRYLINGLREDFDMPSVPIRIHYRSPDNPYESKKKR
- a CDS encoding tetratricopeptide repeat protein, whose protein sequence is MAFNDDSFIREVNEELRSDQMKGAWRRFGRYVIAIAVLIVVGTAGKVAFDYWDDNRSSGTGDQFLAAMKLADENKSNEALAALATLEKEGHGAYPVLARMRAASVQAQKGDNAAAIAAFEAIGKDQSVPEAVRDAARMRAGWLLIESGTYEQVSAAVEEMAIPANAFRHSAREALGLAAYKAGNMAQARQWYQAIADDAASPRNIANRAQIMLDNITASGKAPAAQG
- a CDS encoding NnrU family protein; the encoded protein is MALLIIGIILFLGIHLVRVVAPGFRQSMIASLGENGWKIAYSIASLLSLILLIYGFGQARQVTGMLYMPPVWMAHIAVTLMLIALICLAASLLPAGHIAVRTKHPMVLSVKIWALSHLLANGETSSVLLFAAFLAWGVILRISLKRRERAGELTLRPFVSARYDLYAVVIGLVAWGLLIWRVHEWLIGVSPLAV
- a CDS encoding polysaccharide deacetylase family protein; amino-acid sequence: MFRFIFPACLAFSFVTSLPAQAADQPPKQLVIVSFDGAHDNALWQKSREMAARNGAHFTYFLSCTFLMNQAAKKAYQAPHQKRGKSNVGFAQSDDEIRERLGNIWHAHLEGHDISSHACGHFDGRNWSEADWSAEYSTFEATLKNAWKSVDLKEPQGWQDLVEHGIKGFRAPYLSATAGGDMIAAQKKAGFSYDASLVTKGPAMPVAEDGIIRFGLPLIPEGPKEKPVIGMDYNLFIRHSKGEEDKTDSKVFEERAHAAFKDAFDKQYAGDRIPLQLGFHFVEMNGGAYWRALDRLVSDVCRRTDVACVSYAEAIPMIEARGKLQEQETSGL
- the sbmA gene encoding peptide antibiotic transporter SbmA, with the translated sequence MFHSFFPQPKLFFPSVAIWALICIAVWYGVGESTGLSLGFGPLPEGQEPPIGLDFFLLPDNLFFYAFFLICVGLFCGFWHLRAKDHPWRIWSVWGSALIIMATYFGVQISVAINNWRRPFGDTLQNALAKTAPVTVWDFYSLMLIFAQIAFLSMFVSIITDFFTSHYVFRWRTAMNDFYMSKWEKLRHIEGAAQRVQEDTMRFSSILEGLGINLINSVMTLIVFLPILFALSSYVSELPIVGEIGHTLFWLALFWSAFGTVLLAVAGIKLPGLNFRNQRVEAAYRKELVYGEDYADRAQPPTVNELFANVRRNYFRMYFHYLYFNVARYFYLQADALFVTFMLVPTIVAGKITYGIYQQILTAFGQVSNSFQYLVNSWTTIIELLSIHKRLKAFEAAIDDEPLPEIDQRYLDREGVVQPDG
- a CDS encoding YbfB/YjiJ family MFS transporter encodes the protein MLVRSDTEPVNLFRTALAGMIAMSAAMGFGRFSYTPILPGMMSGVPLSAADAGFIASANFAGYLAGAVLATYSWVAGHERKVALSALLANALLLAAMAATNSVPVFATIRFLAGLASAFAMIFTSSIVLSHGAAAGNDHVQAAHFGGPGAGIALSSVMVMLIGLIFAGASGWRADWIGGAIFSAISFSAVWLLLPSAPVRSGNAGMEPPIVWRPPVALLTLSYGIFGFGYVITATFLVTIARMDAAGQTVEFLCWFIAGLTAAVALFAWRPMVYLLGLGWVYVAALLMEAVGVLATVLLPHSIAPLIGGALFGATFLAITAYGLQIGRKLAPQSARRIFATMTAAFGLGQIIGPIVAGWIAEQTGSFTMPTFIAAAALILCAALVLPVIKRLG